The Chitinophaga lutea genome contains the following window.
GCGTACCGTCTGCCATTGCATTCAGCACCACCGCTCTCCTCGGCCTTTCGGAATAGTTGGCGTACGACCCGTGAATCGTCAGCGGATGATGGAAACTGGCATATCCCTTCGGCAGTTCGTTGGGTATCTTTTTCTCAAAAATCGCAAACTGCTCGTCTGTCAATACCTCTTTTATGGCGGTCATATCCCCCGTCAAACCCGTGATCGGGAGCAGGCCCCATTTATGGCTGTGCGGCACATAATAAAGGCAGCCGTTTTCGGTGGTAGCATCGTCCAGCCCAATCCAGCACGTAAGGTGGTGCATCGGCTTCGTAAAAGTCCAGTACGAAAAATCCTGGTGCCAGGCCACTACGCCGCCATGCAGGGCGGGCTTGCAAAACAGCTGATCATGGAAAAGCCGGAACGGATGCCCCAGTAACTGGTAAGTGGCCATCCGGTATGCGGGCGACCAGATCAGGTCGTGAAAACCAGGGGTTACCCGCCAGCCGCCAATGGCGTGAAACAGTACCTTGCCCGGGTCTTCCGCCTCGTTGCTTTCATAGTGATAAAACAATTTGCGGTCTTCTTCATTCACGGATTGCAGTTTCACGAGCTCCTCATTCAGGATGCCGACCTGCTCTTCCGTCAATATCTGAATACCGTTAATGAACCCGTGCTCCCGGAAAGCAGCCACCTGGTGTTCGGTCAGCATATATTTTTCCCATTCCGCCGCGGTTTTCGGCTGTTCGAACATATCGGCGATCGGGCTGCTGTAATGAGACAGATCGCGAACTGGTTGAAAAGACTGATTCATACATGCAATTTTTAACAATCGGGCGCGCTTTATTCCAGTATAAAACTGGCCGGCCCGAATTGCCGGATGGAACAATTGAGTTTTCCGTTGATGATTTTTACCGGTTTGCCGGCGGTTTCGCCACGAAGGCTTACGGGCGTGGCTTTGCTGAACGTTTGCCCTTTTGGCAGCGTGACCGTCAGTTCCCCGGCGTTACCCGCCTGTTCCCACAAGCGTAGCAATGTACCTTTGTTGCCATCCGGATCTGCACCGAAGGCTGTAACCAGCACACCCTTCCGAGAAACGGTGATGCCGGCCTGCCGCGAAGGCAGCTTCTTCCCCTGTCCGCCGGCAGCAACCGCCATCAGCGGCACCCTGGCTTCCCATGACTTCACAGCGAGGTTCTCCGCGGTTTTTTCGCCGGGGTTTATGCCCCAGATACGCACGCGCTCACTCCACGACCCTTCCGTCCAGTAGGGGAAATTCGTATTCCACATGTTGTTGTACAGGTTCACAAATACAGCAGGCTGTTTGGGGAAATAATCGTAGTCGTATTTCCAGAGGCCCGGCTCGCCGAAACTGAGCAACGGTGCGTCGATGGCGCAAATCCCGATGCCGGCTCCACCCGCCTCCACCAGGGAAGCTCCCGTCTGTACCCCGTACAGATATCTGTTACCGCCTACGATCTGATCCTTCGCCAGGTCCATCGCTCCACCCAGACGCCCAACGGTATATTGAGGCTGCCGGACGTTTAAGGGGAAACAAAGCCAGCCCCCTTCGGGCACCGTATTGGGCACCTTATCTTTTATAGACCATTCCACATCCACATAGGGGAAAGCCGCCGGGAATGTGTATTCGATCGAAACCGACCCGGCCACAGGCGCTGCCTGCTCCGTCACAAGCGTCACCTTGTCGGCCATCGCGGAACGTTCCATTTTTATTGTCCAGCTACTAAGCGTGGTGGCCAGGTAGGTAATATCCTTCGGCATGTTGGGCTTTGCGCCGGCGCCATGATTATTCCTCGTATAATTCCTGTCATGGTAATCCATCGTCTGGGCATAGCTGAATCTTTCATGGAGGAACTGGCCCAATGCATACGCTGATTGCTGATCAACGAGCTCCCTTCCCGTAGATTTTTCAATCAGCGACACGATGCCGCCTTTCCGAGTATCGAATTTCGCCGTAAAGTATTTGGTCTGTAGTACAGCCGTACCGGCATCGAGAGGCGAAAAGGCAGACGCGGTTTTCTTGATGACGGCGTAGCCATTGGCAGGGATGTTTTCCGCCACCATTTTTTCGCCGTTCAAATCCACCACCCCGCTGCGCGCCCATGGCAATGCATTATACACTACCACGTCTCCCGAATTCGCCTTTACGTTACCGGCCAGCAGTTTCAATCTCGACTGCAGTCCCGTAGTAGTGATGCTGTCTGTGATCTCGATATATCTTGCCTTGTCTTTAAAACTCGATTCGAACTTTTCATAAAAACCCGCTTTCCTGGCTTTGACAAATTCGTCGTTGTACTTATATCTCACCTCGGCCGGCGGATTAGTTTTACCGTCCGCCGAAAACGCTCCGTATCCGGGCGTAAGGGCGCCGAAAGTATGCTCGCTGAAAAGGAGGCTGTTTTCATACGCCTTTGCCAGTGGGGCCGCCAATGAAGACGGCACCAGCCCCCATCCTTTCAGCTGTGTATTTAATACGTCGAGCGCCGGTATCAATGGGCGTACATTACGGGCCGTTTTCGATTCTACGGGCATCGCCATCACACCGTGTATCCACGGGTCCACCATATCACCCCGAACGACGGGTACTTCCGGGTTTTCTTTCAATAAGGCGGCCGCATATTCCTCGAGGTCTGAAAAATGCAGCTTCACGCCTTTCATACCGGCCAGCTGTTTTTTCACGTCTTCGATTTCTTTGGGAGAAGGGGGACCGTCATTGTCGTGCGTCATGATAACGGCGAGGTAATTTTTAGAAGGCCAGTTTTCGGGAGGCTTAACGCCGGATCCGTAGTGCGGTGTATAATTACAAAGCACCCGTGAGCCATCGGGGCCTTCCCACCAGAAAAGCTGCGGAACGGCCACCGGGCGTACAGTATAATTACAGCCGATCTGGATGAATTTGATACCGGCATGATGCAACAGGGACGGCAGCAGCCAGCTGTGCGCCGGCACATCGGTCATCTTCGCCGCCACCGGCAATTTGTGACCGTACTCGCGGGCGATCTGTGAAGAAAAAATCAATCCCCGCACGTAGTCTTCCGGTTCCATCACATCCGATTCCATCGTCGCCGGCAGCGCATGAACGCTGATCGTTCCGTCCCGGAGCGCCTGCTCCACTTTGCGTTTCCTGTCCGGCGTCTGCAACGGGCCGAGAATAGCGCCTTTCATCGGCCAGCCAGCGATGGTCCATTTAAATCTTTCATTCACCGGCTTTTGTTTGTCGGCGTCTATTAAACGGACGGCATTGTCCATCATATCTTCCCGGTACTTTTTCAGCACCGCCTCCACGGGCATGGTGTAACCGATGTCGCAGTGCGTTTTAAACACCACCCAGATGTCCGTGACCTCCGGTGCCGTTTTCCCCGGCAACAGATTGGAAGGTGCCGCCGGTACGGGTATCGGTGATACGGGGTTGTTCTGTGCCGAAACCTGCAAAGAAAGTAGCAGCAGCATTGCCGGAAGAGCCTTTCCGGCCAGGATGGCCGCCGGATAACGATAGGGTATCGGCAAGACAGGCGGTGCATAAAAGCATCGCCTTATCTGTGTCGCTAAACCATCCATTGTCCGTTTGATTTTGTGAGTACGCATAAATATTTTTTTGTCTGATATTGATGATGCGAGGTAAATACCGGCAATTCCCGCCGTTGACGGCCGGGATATTGGCACGGGTGTGTATCGATGTTATTTTACTTTTATCTCCAGCTTACCGCTACGCTTTATCTCAAACGGCCCCGGTGATGGATTGGCGGTATTACGCCGGCTCCCGGAATAATCCGTATCTATTTTCAGCGATGTACCGTCACTATTCCCGAACGGTAATGCCGGAACAATAGCCGGGCGCAGCGATTGTGTAGTCACCAGTTTCCGGGGCTGTTCCGTCAGCCAGTTTTTGTCAAGATTTATTTCGAGATAAATCCCATCGTTGCGGGTGATCAAACGGGCTGCGGCATCAAAACCGGTTTTCACCAAAGCCTGCAGTTCCGTGGCTGCCTGCTCCTTGTATTGCTTCATTTTTTCCTTTCCGCCCGCGTTCATCTCCCCCAACCGCTGCGTCCTATCGGCATTGACGGCCCTGACGGCTCCCTTTGTGTACACGTTCCCGGTAAATGTTACGGGGAGTAAGGCTTTGCTATATTCACCTGCATCTCCCCTGTTCACGAACAGGTTGTTGACGAACTGGATGTCGCCGCCGGGATTGTCGTGCAGGCCCGCCAGCTCGGTGGCATGAGCGCGGTGATAAGGCGTTAACCGGCTGTCGTAGCTGATCACCCTTATTTTCCCGCCGATCATATTATGCACGATGGCCGCCCCGCCTGAATTCATCAGGAAGCTGGTTTTGGACAACAGGATATTGTTGCTCACGAGCATCGGGCCATGATTCACTTCCAGGAAGATATCCTCGTCGTTATCGTGCATGAGGTTATTGTTTACCTGGGCGCCCTGTGCCATCCAGTCGAGCCAGATACCGAAGTTGCTGCGGTAGATGTGGTTATTGCGAATCTGGACGTCTACCGCGCCATGGAACTTGATGGCCGCCTGCTCCGCCCCGCTGAACAAGCGGCGGATGTAGATATCGTGAATGGTGTTGCCTTCCACGATGCTGTAGGCGCAGCCCATGCTCCCCACGATGCCGGTCTGTTCACAATGGCTGATGGTATTGTTGCGAACAAGATGCCCGCCGATGGTGCTTTTGTTCCAGCCGAACGCCAATGCCCTTTTGATGGTACCCACATAACCTTCCGCGGACTCGGTTTGATTATTATCATGCGCATCGCCGTATTTGCCCAGCGAAATACCGACACATTTTGAGTACCGCACTGTATTATCTTCGATGATCCAGCCACGGCTCCAGTGTGTTCCGATGAGCCCCATCTGCTCCGCTGTGGGAGGCGCCCAGTTGGTAGCCGCCTGCTCCATCGTAAACCCGCGAACAGTGATAAAATTCATGAAGGGTTTATCCGGGTAAAAAACGGTGGGGCGGACATTCACCTCCACCAGTTCCCTGTTCGGGTCAATATTTTTGAACTGCGCCCAAATGGTGGTACTGTCCGCGTCTACCGCCGCCCACCAGAGCGGATTCTTTGCATCGGCGGGGCGCAGCGCTTCTTCTTTCTTAGCCGCCTCCATCAGCCAGTCGCCGTTCAGGTATACAGCGCCTCTCAGGTATTTCCTGTCTTTCGGCGTGGGCCAGAACCAGTCGCCGTGAATGTATTCCTTATAGGGATTAAACTTTCCGAAGAAACTGTTGGCGATGCTGACCACCCAGGTATCCTCATTCAGCCGTTGCCAGCCTTTCACAACTTCGGAGCCTTTCACCACTACTTTCTCTCCACGGGCCGCCTGGTACACAATCCGCTCCTGCCCGCTGTTCCCGCCTCTCGGCGGCGTGATTGCCTCGCGGTAAATGCCCCCATGTACGGTGATCACGTCCCCCGGCATCGCTTTATGGGCGGCCGCCATGATCGTTTTCAAAGGACGGGAGGATGTGCCGTCATTGTTATCATCACCGTTCACCGATACATGATATTCCACATACGGCCGCTGACGGCCATCGGCCGGCCTGTTTTGTGCAACAGAACAAACGCTGCTTAATACCAATAAGCCACAAAAGAAATTTTTCATTATTTATATTTCGAGATTGCTGTCTAATGTCAACCGTAATACCGCATCTTTCGCCAATTGGATTTACAGTCCGCCGGCGGGACCGAGCTCATTGTATCACCCTACCGGCATCGTTGTTTCAACAGGTGCATCATATGGATATTGATGTCCCATTGGCTGGCCAGCGGTTCCCGGGTGTATGGCATAGCCGGCATATACGGCAGGGGACCGAATTCAGGCGTAACGGTCATTGTGGATGCCCCCCTTTCCCGGTGATGTTCCAGAATGGCATCCCACCAGCGCAGATGTGCGTTCAGCTGCCGCTCCCATTCCGGCGAGCGTGGATCGTTTACCTGCGGCGCTTCTTCGTGCCCTACCCGGGCATGTACATGAATAGCCCGCCGGCAGGCCAGCGCGAGCGCATCGGCCTGATCTTCGAGCAAACTTTCGGCAACCGTGCACCAGTGCGAAAAATCGGCGGTGATGGACAGTTGAGGAACCTGCTCCAGTATCGATTGTGTATTATGTGCGGAGAACAGGGCTTTATTGCGGTGTGTTTCGTGGGCGACCGGGATACCGTACTCTGCCGATAGTTTCTCCGCCAGATCGAACAACGCTTTGTTCTGATCAAAAGAATAATAGTCCTTCCCGGTTTGCGAATCGATCTTCACCGGTTTTGCTTCCATGAGGTTGCGCAGGTGCTTTTCGTAGGCGGCGATATGTTGTTGGAAATCTTTTTCGAAAGACTGGTAGTATTGGCCCACCAGGAGCAGGTCATACCTGGACAAGGCATTCATCATGGCCTCTTTCTCCCTTTCATCGTCAGGTACAGGCGCTTCAATCCCGTCATATCCCGCATCTTTTACCTTTCTGCAAAAAGCGTCATACGTTTCGTGCTCCTGCCCCCACCGGGGGCAAAAGAATTGCACGGTCAATTTGAGTAGCTGTTCTGTCATCTCGTAGAATTTACACGTGGGCGGCAATAACCGGCCGTTCATCTTTCATAAATCTGTTCATCCGGCGCCCGGCACTGCCAACAACTGTCCATCGCCGGTTCGTTCAGCGGGCAGCACTACAAAGACGCTTAATCCCGTTATTCAAAATATTTTTCCGGTATATCAGGGATGTATTTTCAGGTTAGCATTTTTTCTATCTCCTCCAGGCTTTTCCCTTTTGTTTCCATCAGTTTGCTCTTAGCGTATAAAAACGACAGGAAACAGAAAAACGCGAACACAAAAAAGGTCACAGCAATGCCCAGCCCGTCGCGCATGATGGGAAACAGGAGGTTGACCAGCCAGTCGGCCACCCACATGGTCATGATACAAATCGACAATGCCGTGCCCCTGATATGCGTCGGGAATATTTCCGTGGAAATGACGAATTTCAATGGCCCCAGCGAAAGCGCGAAAAACAGCAGGAAAAGAATGATGCTGCCGAGCATAAGCCATCCGGTGATGTCAGTTAAAAAACAAAAGCCGGTCAGTGCCAACGCCAGCGCCGAGAAAAGGGAACCGTAGAGGTACAGCGGGCGGCGGCCCCAGCTGTCCACTTTCAGAATGGCGATAAATGTGAAGAGTGTATTCGCCACGCCCAATATGACCTGGTAAAACAGGGCATCACTGGTAACGATACCGGCCGATTTCATGATGGTGGGTCCGTAAAAGATAACGCCGTTGATGCCGCTGAGCTGCGACAGTGCGGTGAGTATCATGGCCAGCGCGAGTAATTTCTTCAGCGGGTGACGCATCAGGTCCGCCAGACCGCCTTTCTGCTGGGCAGCCGCTTCCTGTATGGCTTTCAATTCCACAACGGC
Protein-coding sequences here:
- a CDS encoding phytanoyl-CoA dioxygenase family protein yields the protein MNQSFQPVRDLSHYSSPIADMFEQPKTAAEWEKYMLTEHQVAAFREHGFINGIQILTEEQVGILNEELVKLQSVNEEDRKLFYHYESNEAEDPGKVLFHAIGGWRVTPGFHDLIWSPAYRMATYQLLGHPFRLFHDQLFCKPALHGGVVAWHQDFSYWTFTKPMHHLTCWIGLDDATTENGCLYYVPHSHKWGLLPITGLTGDMTAIKEVLTDEQFAIFEKKIPNELPKGYASFHHPLTIHGSYANYSERPRRAVVLNAMADGTLGNSANYERLDALHNFPAMEQDQVLDSRFFPLLFEGDRELGALINEIPRIDPACLYNVE
- a CDS encoding glycoside hydrolase family 38 N-terminal domain-containing protein codes for the protein MLLLLSLQVSAQNNPVSPIPVPAAPSNLLPGKTAPEVTDIWVVFKTHCDIGYTMPVEAVLKKYREDMMDNAVRLIDADKQKPVNERFKWTIAGWPMKGAILGPLQTPDRKRKVEQALRDGTISVHALPATMESDVMEPEDYVRGLIFSSQIAREYGHKLPVAAKMTDVPAHSWLLPSLLHHAGIKFIQIGCNYTVRPVAVPQLFWWEGPDGSRVLCNYTPHYGSGVKPPENWPSKNYLAVIMTHDNDGPPSPKEIEDVKKQLAGMKGVKLHFSDLEEYAAALLKENPEVPVVRGDMVDPWIHGVMAMPVESKTARNVRPLIPALDVLNTQLKGWGLVPSSLAAPLAKAYENSLLFSEHTFGALTPGYGAFSADGKTNPPAEVRYKYNDEFVKARKAGFYEKFESSFKDKARYIEITDSITTTGLQSRLKLLAGNVKANSGDVVVYNALPWARSGVVDLNGEKMVAENIPANGYAVIKKTASAFSPLDAGTAVLQTKYFTAKFDTRKGGIVSLIEKSTGRELVDQQSAYALGQFLHERFSYAQTMDYHDRNYTRNNHGAGAKPNMPKDITYLATTLSSWTIKMERSAMADKVTLVTEQAAPVAGSVSIEYTFPAAFPYVDVEWSIKDKVPNTVPEGGWLCFPLNVRQPQYTVGRLGGAMDLAKDQIVGGNRYLYGVQTGASLVEAGGAGIGICAIDAPLLSFGEPGLWKYDYDYFPKQPAVFVNLYNNMWNTNFPYWTEGSWSERVRIWGINPGEKTAENLAVKSWEARVPLMAVAAGGQGKKLPSRQAGITVSRKGVLVTAFGADPDGNKGTLLRLWEQAGNAGELTVTLPKGQTFSKATPVSLRGETAGKPVKIINGKLNCSIRQFGPASFILE
- a CDS encoding right-handed parallel beta-helix repeat-containing protein translates to MKNFFCGLLVLSSVCSVAQNRPADGRQRPYVEYHVSVNGDDNNDGTSSRPLKTIMAAAHKAMPGDVITVHGGIYREAITPPRGGNSGQERIVYQAARGEKVVVKGSEVVKGWQRLNEDTWVVSIANSFFGKFNPYKEYIHGDWFWPTPKDRKYLRGAVYLNGDWLMEAAKKEEALRPADAKNPLWWAAVDADSTTIWAQFKNIDPNRELVEVNVRPTVFYPDKPFMNFITVRGFTMEQAATNWAPPTAEQMGLIGTHWSRGWIIEDNTVRYSKCVGISLGKYGDAHDNNQTESAEGYVGTIKRALAFGWNKSTIGGHLVRNNTISHCEQTGIVGSMGCAYSIVEGNTIHDIYIRRLFSGAEQAAIKFHGAVDVQIRNNHIYRSNFGIWLDWMAQGAQVNNNLMHDNDEDIFLEVNHGPMLVSNNILLSKTSFLMNSGGAAIVHNMIGGKIRVISYDSRLTPYHRAHATELAGLHDNPGGDIQFVNNLFVNRGDAGEYSKALLPVTFTGNVYTKGAVRAVNADRTQRLGEMNAGGKEKMKQYKEQAATELQALVKTGFDAAARLITRNDGIYLEINLDKNWLTEQPRKLVTTQSLRPAIVPALPFGNSDGTSLKIDTDYSGSRRNTANPSPGPFEIKRSGKLEIKVK
- a CDS encoding sugar phosphate isomerase/epimerase family protein, giving the protein MTEQLLKLTVQFFCPRWGQEHETYDAFCRKVKDAGYDGIEAPVPDDEREKEAMMNALSRYDLLLVGQYYQSFEKDFQQHIAAYEKHLRNLMEAKPVKIDSQTGKDYYSFDQNKALFDLAEKLSAEYGIPVAHETHRNKALFSAHNTQSILEQVPQLSITADFSHWCTVAESLLEDQADALALACRRAIHVHARVGHEEAPQVNDPRSPEWERQLNAHLRWWDAILEHHRERGASTMTVTPEFGPLPYMPAMPYTREPLASQWDINIHMMHLLKQRCR